Genomic window (Mobula birostris isolate sMobBir1 chromosome 20, sMobBir1.hap1, whole genome shotgun sequence):
CTtttggccatcgaacgtgcagctcctcccgtggagggtcagacaccctgagccaatagactggtcctggacttattttccatctggcatatttgcattttgttgtttgattgtttgtggattttgtattgctatatgtacgctctattcttggttggtgcggctgtaacgaaaccaaatttctctcgggattaataaagtatatctatctaatcAGGactcaggtttaaggtgctggggagtaggtacagagtagatgtcaggggtaatttttttacgcagagagtggtgagtgcgtggaatgggctgccggcaacggtggtagaggtggatacgacagggtcttttaagagacttttggataggtggatggagtttagaaaaatagagggccctAGATAAGCCTCGTAATTTCGAATGTAGGTACattttcggcacaactttgtgggcgaagggcctgtattatgctgtagggtttctatgtttctattattatagttctgtattttatttttcgCAAAGTCTGCACACTTCCAAGTGAGTTTGCAAATGATCTTTCCGTCACGAAGTTTCCCCTCGGGATCAAATGCGCATGCGTAGAGGTCTGAGCTAATCCCGGATATCGCGCATGCGCTAAGTAGACGAGAGGCTCAGGAGGAGCGGTCGCAGGCAGGAGGAGGCTTCGGGTGGGAAATTAATCACCGGTGTTCGAACCGCGACTGAAGTACAATTACCTTGAGCTCCGGCCACACTGGTTCTACACCCCGCGGCAGCCCCAATGCTATTCCTCTTTCTCAGCCCCACAATCTGTACTCCGGCCCTGGGAACCTTTCGTCTGGTGAGCTCTGGAGCCGCAGCCAGCCCTGCGGCGCATGCGCATCACTGGATCCTGGTACAGCGAGTAGACAGGTTTCTGGTTCATCCGGCATTCTGGGTAAAGAGGCAGCCATGGGTGAAGTTGCCAGCCTTGTCCCCGTACAGGCGGTGGAAATGGTGTGGGTGGATGTATCTCCCAACTACTGCCGAGCTCCAGCTATTTAAATCCAACGATTAAGAACTCGGAAcaaaaatataattcaaattAATGTCGGATGAATAGTCTACCTTCCAGTCAGTGAAAATGTCATTTAGTGCTgaattgggggaaaaaaaacacattctGTCAGCTTTTGTTTTCTCCGGGTGAATAATGATACGAAACACATTTGTCTTCGATGACAAGTGACTTgtggctttcacatcacaaaagcGCCACACTCgattaactcaaacaacaggaattctgcagatgctggaaattcaagcaacacatatcaaagttgctggtgaacgcagcctgATGAagggccctgacgaagggtctcggcctgaaacgtcgactgcacctcttcctacagatgctgcctggcctgctgcattcaccagcaactttgatgtgtgacaaTCGAATAACTGCTGCCCTCCCCTTCATATTAATTGGCATTGCCATCGATGGGTTCATGACTGTCAATCAGCTCGGGAGAAGGGATCCGAGGAATTAGAAAATCTCCAGGATCAGACGTGTAGTAACAAAGGCTCTCTGTAGTGTTGTGGAACATGACCAGAAATTGAAATAATACCAAAGGACAGAAACAAATTGAGCCACGTCACAGGTTGATTGAGGGCAGAAATACCCATTCtcatccagacaggaatacagtcaGAGAATTTTCTGGTCAGTTAGGATGCCTGATCCtagcccagttagaagatgaggaATTCATAGATATACAttgaaatctacagtacattactAACCCTTTGGCTTCAACTTGAGATGAACTTTCTAACATTGTGATGCTAGAGCTAATGACAGACTAAAATCTCACCTGAAAtattgtccttcacccactgatatcttttgcaaatatttttacaggtttaAAATGCCAGAACGCTTGTGCACGGGAATCTCAAACACAGCAGCACGTCAGTTTCACTGTCTCTGAATGGATATTTAAGGAGTGAGCAAATATTGTCTTTGCAACAATAACACATCTGTTGTCGATCCttggagatgaagaagtatctcaTCCAAACTGGAAATGTATTTTGTgtctgaaatgaagttttctgttGCAACTCAGTGTTATCTACTGGAACCGGGagctgagaacacaccagcatttgttcactggagatcagttcttCAACTGCATTGATTCTACAAGCGATTCAAATGTCTGACTTTCACCTGTTCTATGTGTAGGAGGGGAACTGCTCAGTCATCCAGCCTGAAGAGAGATGAGCAATTTCACACCATAGTGAGATGCTCCACCTGTTCTGACTGTGGAAAGCCATTCATTCTGTCATTGATGCAAAAGATATATCCAAAAATTCAGCAGTCAGAAGATATTGACCTGCTGTGAGTATGGGAAGGCAtttacacactcaaacacaccacagtgacGCCAGCAAGTTTACAGCATGGAAAAGTCAATTAccagctctgaatgtgggaaagcattcactcagtcatctccacTGAACGaacaccagcgggttcacactgagaagatgccgttcacctgcacagactgcgggaagggattcactcactcatccacacTTCAgaggcaccagcgagttcacactggggagaggccattcacctgctcagactgtgggaaaggattcactcagtcatctcacctactgacacaccagttagtTCACACCTGGGACAGACCATTCACGTGTTCtgaatgtggaaagggattcactcggtcaaaTCACCTACTAACTCACCAGttagttcacacaggggagtggCCACTCAgctgttctgaatgtgggaagggattcactcagtcatccacccttgTGAAGCACTTCAGActtcacactggtgagaggccgttcacctgctcagactgtgggaagggattcactcatccAGCTCAACTAAAAGAACATCAGTTAGTTCACACTGAAGAGTGGCcactcacctgctcagactgtgggaggggattcactcgaccatctcacctactgagacaccagttagttcacactgggcagaggcctttcacatgctctgaatgtgggaagagattcactcggttatctcagctgaaggaacatcagtttgttcacactgggcataggccattcatctgctctaaatgtgggaagggatttgctcggtcatttcaactgaaggtacatcagcgagttcacaccggagagaaaCCGTTctgctgctctgaatgtgggaagagattcactcagtcatccacacTTGTGAAGCACTgtcgaattcacactggggagaagccattcacctgctcagactgtgggaagggattcactcagtcagttCAACTAAAGAAACATCAGTttgtccacactggggagaaaccattcacctgctctgtttgtgggaagggattcacatggTCATCTGACTTGAAAGTTCACCAGCGAATTCACTCTGGGGAGAAGCCatacacctgctcagattgtgggaaagaATTCAAACGGTCATCTGACTTAAAAgtacatcaacgagttcacactggagagaaaccattcatctgctcaaaTTGTGGAAAAGAATTTGCACGGTCATCGGACTTGAAAGTGCATCAACGACTTCATACTGGGGAGAAGCTATTCACCTGctccgaatgtgggaagagattcactcgatcttctcacctactgacacaccaattagttcacactggggagaaaccattcacctgctcagtctgtgggaaggaattcattcagtcatctgacTTCAaagtgcatcagcgagttcacactggggagaagccgttcacctgctctgaatgtgggaaaggattcactcggtcttcgcaattgaaggaacatcagcgaattcacactggggagaaacctttcaactgctcagactgtgggaaggaattcagtcggtcatctcaactgaatgaacatcaacgagttcacactggggagaggcctttcacctgctctgaatgtgggaaggcattcactcgATCCACTCAGTTACTGACACACCAGttcattcacactggggagaggccgttcacctgctcagactgtgggaagacattcactcagtcatccatgCTACAGACacaccagagagttcacactggggagaggccattcacctgctctgaatgtgggaagggattcactcagtcatctcacctactgacacaccagttagtTCACACATGGGacaggccattcacttgctctgaatgtgggaagggattcactcggtccaCTCACCTACTGTCACatcagttagttcacactggggagaggccgttcacctgctcagactgtgggaagacattcactcagtcatccatgCTACAGACACatcagttagttcacactggggagaggccgttcacctgctcagactgtgggaagggattcactcagtcatctcaattgaaaaaacatcagcgagttcacagtggGTGGAAGCCATTCAACtgttcagactgcgggaaggaattcattcagtcatcACAACCGGAGGAACATCAGCTCGTTCACATTGGGGAGAAACTGTTCACCTTCCTCAGATTGtcggaagagattcactcagacaTCTCACCTAACGACACACCAGACTGTTTTCAGGAGTGAGAGGACGTTgagctgctcagactgtgggaaggcattcacacactTACCCACTCTGAAGGGACAGTGGCGGGTTCACACTGTGGTGAGGGtggtcacctgctctgaatgtgggatggGTTTCAATCAGTCATTCACTCTTGTGTCGCCCTACCGAGCTTTGACCCATCGTTAATCGGAGAGATCAGAAGCTTGAGAGGACGGAATTCACTCAGGTTTGACAATTGAGTGTTAATAGCAGTGGCTCAGGACAGTATTTATTAAAGCTTTGAGCAGTGGCCAATCAGTGTACAGGATTTATTTTCAAAAATAACTTAATGTTAGGCAGGAGCAAGAGGAGTGGCCAGTGTTGGAGCGGCCCATGTTGGAGTGGACAAAGTTGGAGCAGCCCATGCTGGAGTGGACAATGTTGGAGCGGAGACTTTGAGGTTTCAGTGAGGAGAAGGCAAAATTATGACGGAGGTAGAACTTTCTTTTTGCCCCCTTCTTtacatttgctcagttagaacagccaagatgccaggcaggatagtggaaagctcctctggcgggatgtgggaaggcaggagaccCCCCCTGTGTCCCTGATAACTACCCCTGTGAGAAGGGCATCTGGCTTCAGCTCTGAACGATCCACAttgaggagttggagctggaactggatgaaccccagatcatttgggaggctgaagggatgataggtcggacatatagagaggtagtcgCACCAAAGGTGACAGCacaagaaactgggtgacaggaaggagaaaggggttaAACAGTGAGTGCagtgcacccctgtggccatccctctgAACAACACATATATCACCTTAGATACTGTTGGGATGGGGGGATGACCTCACAAAGGGAAGTCACAGCTACAGGGTCTCTGGCGCTTGGTTCTGCAAAGGAAGTTCAGTTAGTGAGGTGCTAAGTAAAGAGACAACTCATCCAGGGCTGTGGTCTCAGGACTGCcatctgtgccatgtgccaggaATAGGAAGGATAAACTGTTtgacacgtggctaaggagttggtgcagcaGGGAGGACGTAACATTTTTGGATTATTTGAGCCCACAGGGATTTCAGTGTGCACAGGCGTGTGAGTGCGTTGGGGAGAGGGGACATCGTTGGTGGAGAGTGAGTGGGCAGGcatgtctgtctgtctttctctcactctctctatctctctcacacacacacatgcagtgGAGTGTGAGATAAGGGGAGTGAGAAGGGAAAAGCGAAATGAGCAGTTTGGAGTTAGGGCTCCTTCACAAAGTCCCAGACTCACCCAGCCCTCCCCCTCTGGAATTGATCCCATTCCCTTCCCCAGGCTGGGGGTGGGCATTGAGTTACCTTGTAAACATTTCGTGAATTGTTCAATAGCATCTGgttcacatactttgataataaatttacgttgaacttgAAGATTTAAACGTATTTTTCATAAAACATGTACTGATGAGAAATGGTCTCAGTGAAGGTCCGAGAGTGGAAAATGAACCGGTGTTCAGACCCACTGCTCCGTGCCAGACAAAACCCCTGTCTGAGTCTGTCCCGTCTGTCTGTGCTTGAGTCACTTCCCTCTAAAGTTTCCTTATTCTGCAGCTGTCCCAGGTGTCTTTTATggtcttctcaaccccattctcctgcctttcctaATCAAGCACCGGTCAATGTATGTTTTAACTAAACAGGATGACTTGGGCTCtgagctgtccgtggcaatgaatttcacaggtcCGTTACCTCCCTTAATGCACGatctctggtatttgacattgtgacccagaagattaaaaatgtcagctaTCTATTCTATCGAGATCTTTCGTAATCTTATCaagttctatcaggtcaccctgagcctcctccactccagagaaaacagcctaaTTTTGTCCGAATTCCCCTTACacggaaggaggaggaggaggagaagatgacggcgcgacgcagcgcgcagcggccactccggtgatgaatatatgttatctgtcaagtagggtgccatgcacaattctgatttaatggagacagacatgagagcacggaggaacatttggtgaaacttctgaaatgcctgattcgctgcctctgctactgtgtgatccagaatctccagaggggaaagccccgagtcctcagctttgcttgttgctcggagaACAGGGCGGAGTTGATGCgcacggtgctcggtgtcagagggctggtcggaggctcgaatgttttcggacggactcagagtcggctgtggtcgggtgcttccaggatgctgcatcggcaagtttgcagcgctggaggctcatggcagggagagtttctcccttctgtcgtctgcgtgagatgttggggctattgggactttgagacttttttttaccgtgcccatggtctgctctttatcaaattacggtattgctttgcactgtcataactctatgttataattatgtggtttttgtcagtttagtcttggtctgtcctgtgtttctgtgatatcatactggaggaacattgtatcatttcttaatgcatgcatttctaaatgacaataaacgaggactgagtgtcctcataatctaatctaatctaatgtttacTTGCAGCAAGGGAAGACTAGCACTGCCCAAGATCTGGTAATAGCTTTATCAAAAAGAGACAATACCATCACCCCTTTGGACACACGTTCAAGGACAGGGTGCATTCTGTTGTCTGCTGAATCAATATTTGGCATTCTTCCAGTCACACAGCTGCGGTTCTGCACTCAAGTACCATCAGCATCATGTTGTACGAAGATTATTAGCAAAGCACTCTGATACactacaggttccattttgttacagaAAGAAATGCCATTTTGGACCAACAAGTGAAGTACGTTTCCCCGGTGGTGGAGAAACATTCCTTTACACCTcgccctctgtgaaaacccttacatcactccccaCTTCTGATAACACCTCCGATCCCTGCGgccatcaccatctgtgaaaacccttcttaCCCTACACCCATCGTCATTTTGTAACCCCGCCTGACTCCTACACCATTTACCATCCCTGTAAAGCCTCCACCATCCACACTGGCGCAATAGCTGACAGCTGACCTGAGAAGGACACCGACCGTGGCAGGTAGCAGGGCTCACAAAACACACTCACACCAGCTGACATTTTTTATAACCGGACCGATTTGCATGGTTATCCTGTCTAAACCGcttcctaccttcctatctttaccTTACCCTGTTCCCCCAACTAATCTCCGTCCTGAAACATATCCTTGCCAGCGAGGGAAGTTCTACACGctcccattcacttcctccctcagctccattctggctcagaaacagtccttccaggtgaggcaacatttcaaaattgggtaagaataggatgattcggcaggtgaatgtgtggctgaggaactggtgcaggggcattgcatcagatctctgggtcattgggatctctcctggggatGGAATGATCTGTACAACAGGGACGGGTTGTATCTGAACCTGGCGGGGTCCAGTAtgctcgtgggcaggtttgttacagCTTGTGTTTAAAATAACTTGTCAGGGGGGATGGGAACAGGAGTGTGAGTGCTggggatgaggtagctggttgacAACAGAGGTAGTGTGCAGTGAGAGTACTAGCGAGCAGAGGCTGATGTCAGGGCACAACTGCAGTCAACGAGATGAGTTGCAGCGTTAAAGTGGGATAACATCGATAAGGGTGATGAATGCAAGACTgggggtgttatatttgaatgtgcgcagtgtACAGAATAAGAGAGGTGAACTTTTAGCACAGTGTGATTTGTTTACATCTCTgtatcgtggctgaaagaagattatgacccggagcttaatgtccaagcagacacgttgtatcaaaaggacaggtaggtaggcaTAGGGATGGGTGGCTCTGCTGgcaaatatgaaatcaaatcattgcaAAAAAGAGGCGGTACAGGATCGGAATATGTAGAATCTCTGTGGGTAGAGTGAAGAAACATTAAGTGTAGCGAGACCCTGAGATAATTTATATGCAGACTTCCAACCGTAGTAAGGATGCGATCTATAGATTACAACGGGAGACAAAATGGATGTCAAAAGGCTATGTTACGGTAGTCATGGGGGATATCAAtgaggaaaatcaggttagtctTGATTACAGAAGGGGAAATTTGTAAAATGCCTGCGAGATGTCTGTTTCGAGCAGCTGCTGGTTGAACAcactggggatcagctattccggATTGTGTGTTGAGGGATGAACCGGAATTGAGTCCTGCTGAAATCccagagcacactcgatgggccgaatggcctgattgtgCTCCTGTATCATGTGGAGTTCTGGTCTGACAAACCCCTGcaatgaagccctccctcctgcaccaactccgtagccacgtatttagctgcattatcttcctatttctagcctcactagcacgtggcatgggtagcaatcctgagattgcaagcCTGGGTggcctgtccttcaactttgtacCTTActtcctaaactctctttgcaggacatCTTCTTTCTTCCTATCCACGCCACTGGTCCCTACATGGatcatgacatctggctgctcacccttcctcttgagaatactgagaactctaTCCTAGAtgtcgcggaccctggcaccaggtaggcaacagaccatccgggattctcgatctcttccacagaacctcttacctgcccccctaactatcgaatcccctatcactactgctctcctctttttcctccttcccttctgagctgagggtccagtctcagtgCAAGAGACggaaccactgcaacttg
Coding sequences:
- the LOC140185051 gene encoding uncharacterized protein yields the protein MSAMLKRYYSVQKILYLFIAVTGVPDCGKGFAQSSNLQTHQRVHTGEKPFTCSDCGKRFIQSNHLLQHQLVHTGGRPFTCSDCGKRFLQSSDLLTHQRVHTGERPFTCSKCGKVFARSSVLKEHQRVHTGEKPFTCSDCGKGFTRRSRLLTHQLDHTGEKPFICSECGKRFTHSAQLKEHQRLHTGEWPFACSECGKGFTWSSRLKVHQRVHTGEKPFSCSECGKGFTQSSKLVSHYQIHIGEKPFTCSECGKAFTQSSPLNEHQRVHTEKMPFTCTDCGKGFTHSSTLQRHQRVHTGERPFTCSDCGKGFTQSSHLLTHQLVHTWDRPFTCSECGKGFTRSNHLLTHQLVHTGEWPLSCSECGKGFTQSSTLVKHFRLHTGERPFTCSDCGKGFTHPAQLKEHQLVHTEEWPLTCSDCGRGFTRPSHLLRHQLVHTGQRPFTCSECGKRFTRLSQLKEHQFVHTGHRPFICSKCGKGFARSFQLKVHQRVHTGEKPFCCSECGKRFTQSSTLVKHCRIHTGEKPFTCSDCGKGFTQSVQLKKHQFVHTGEKPFTCSVCGKGFTWSSDLKVHQRIHSGEKPYTCSDCGKEFKRSSDLKVHQRVHTGEKPFICSNCGKEFARSSDLKVHQRLHTGEKLFTCSECGKRFTRSSHLLTHQLVHTGEKPFTCSVCGKEFIQSSDFKVHQRVHTGEKPFTCSECGKGFTRSSQLKEHQRIHTGEKPFNCSDCGKEFSRSSQLNEHQRVHTGERPFTCSECGKAFTRSTQLLTHQFIHTGERPFTCSDCGKTFTQSSMLQTHQRVHTGERPFTCSECGKGFTQSSHLLTHQLVHTWDRPFTCSECGKGFTRSTHLLSHQLVHTGERPFTCSDCGKTFTQSSMLQTHQLVHTGERPFTCSDCGKGFTQSSQLKKHQRVHSGWKPFNCSDCGKEFIQSSQPEEHQLVHIGEKLFTFLRLSEEIHSDISPNDTPDCFQE